The DNA region TGTCCTTTCGCTCCAtctctttgtttctctgctccCCCTGGTAAAACTCTGTCAGAACCATTAAACTTCAGACGGAGATCTGGTTTCTGTGCAGCTGCTAGAAGGGTTTTGCAGTTGGCCCTGGAAGCTGTGTTCCCACCATATCCTTTATCGCGGGCGATTCCCTGGCCCTGCGGGGGCGTGGGCTTtgtgccctgctgccccaggggaaGGGTTTGTGAGCAGTGTGAAATCCCCCAGCCAAATCGTATCAAGGCCATACAGTTTAATGTGTTATTTATTGATAAGGTGGAGGGTGGGGCAGTGGGGAAGGtctggggagggaaaggggctGCTCAGGCTTTGGTGGCAGCATAGGGACGGTGTTTTGAATCAATTGCTGTTCCCGGCACCTGTTCCCAGGCCGGGGTTGCCTGGCCCCAGCAGCATCTGTTCCCAGTCTGTCCAGCACTGGCCCCCATCCCCTGAGCAGGGTACGGCTCCGCCAGTGTGTTCCCGGCTCAGCCTCTCCCGGGGGTGGGCTGAGAAAGCCTAAACCCTGTTGCCCGGGTGAGCCCCTAATGGCTCCTCGGTGGTGAAGCGCCCTGGAGGTCCCCGTGCCCGGGTGCAGGAAGCACGGCGCGTCTCCCGCTCTGCCCAGCGTCGCAGTTGAAGTCCTGTGGTGCTCTCCTGTGGTGGGCAGTCCCCTGTGGCACTGTGGCCGTCAGACGGTGACCTCGGTCTTGCTGTTGGTGGCGAGGTGCCGGCCGTGCTGCCCGTACAGCGCGGTGGAGGCGCTGAAGGCCTCGGCTGGCCCCTCAGGGCGCAGGGCGGCCACGGCGGGCCGGCGGGGGCCGCGATGGGgagccccctcccagccccctgTGAAGGCCGGAGCCCCCGGCGCCTTGGAGCCCttgggcaggggacagccctCGGCCAGCAGCGGGGGCTCGGCTGGGAAGGTCACCGTGCCGGCGGGCGCTGGCTCCAGCCCCCCGAACCGCCTGTAGAAGTCCTCGGTGGCGCTCTCTGTGGAGACAGGCGTGCAGTGTCACCcctccagggacagcccctTCTGCTGACACAGGGGGGCAAGGGAGGGTGCGGTGGTGGAgaaggctgggatggggctgtaGGAAGGATTCTGGGTGCTTATTGAGTGGAGGTGATATCGGCAGTGAACTGGCTGGGCAGTGCTTTTGGGAGATCCCGGGGGAATCGATTGCTGGGGCAGTGCCGTGTGTCCATGTGGATCCTGAACCCTGATGGGGTAAGCAGTGCTTCAGGTGTGTGTGGGATCCTGGGTGCTGGCTGACTGGAAATCGCAGTGTGGATGTGTGGGGGACCCCCAGGCACTGACTCGGGTGGGCAGCAGGCTGGTTGGAGCggtggaggagctgcagagttcctgctgtgagcagccacCCCAGGAGTACTGGGAAACTGGGATGCTTGTCCCGCCTGTGCCCCTTTGTGAGCCCCGTGCCCCTCCTCACTCGGTTTTTGCGGTCAACAGGGTGCATGCCCCCGGCCACCATCCCACCCCACACGGCAGCGGCACTCACCTCCAACCTTGAGACTGGTGTAGGAAGTGTAGTCCGGGGCCGACAAGGCCAGGCTGCTGGCCAGCGGCAGGCGCTTGCAGTGGCTGTGGGGCCGCCCCAGTGAGGGGGCGATGGCCACCGCGTTGTTCAAGGGTGGTTTGTCTGGAGGGGTGGAGATGGGTGGGGGGCTCAGCAGTAGGCTGCGCCCTCCCGCTGCATTTATTCGCTTGAGGGAACTTACTTTTCTCCACCACACCAGCGCCTTACCTGTGCTGTTTCTGGGGGGGGCCCGGGACAGCCCCTCACCCAGCGGGACCTGCACACCCCCCATGAGGCTGTCCATGTTCTCAGAGGGGCTGTGACCTGGCTGCTTCAGCAGATCTGTCAGTGTCCTGGAGAGGGGGTGAAGGGCTGTTAGAACAATATCCTGCTCCCCTGCAACCCCTAATGCATCCCAGCCCTGAACTCCACTTTTTGAAGGCAGAGCTAGGCAGCCTGGGGGTAGGAAAGAGCCACCGGTAGGAGTGCACCCTAGAGTTGCACCCAGGCTACTAATCCAGCTTTTTCAGGAGGGCTAACAAGTCTAACAACTAACTGGTATCTGGCTGGGTCTGAGCCCTCCGAGAGCCAGGGGCATCAGTGGGTAAGAGTGGTGAAGGAGATGCATGGCTTGGAGCGGGGTGAAGGTAAGATGAACTGAGATAGAGGAAACCGATCTGATGGAAGCTGGAGCAACATCTCTGGGACGCTCCCCTAGAGTGAGAGCCTGGTGGAAGAGGGGAGAGAAGGCACCACCTCCACTCAAGTCCCTTCCGAAACAGAGAAGACCCCAAGGAAGGGAATAGAGAGGCCACTTGCGCCCCTTTGGGGAAGGAAATAACCTAGTGGGAGCCTCTGGCGCAGGCGCTGTCTGTGCATAACACCCTCCTTGTAAGTAGCAGCATTAAACACCATTACGTAAGATAGAGCCTTATTTTGATTAACATTCATGGATAGAGATTCTGCAGTCCCACCACAGCGCGCTGGCAAATGCCAGAGCAGGGCACGCAGGCGATGCCTGTGGGGCACAGCAGCCATGCCAGAGCAGGGCACACTGGCAGCACCAGAGTTGGGGTCACAGCGgtgatgctggagcagggcatgCCAGCAATGCCGGAGCAAGGTACACCAATGCTGGTGGTGCCAGAGGAGGGTACAACTGCAGTGATGGAGGGAGCAcgttggcagtgctggagcaggaccCAGCCACATGCCACTGCGGCCTTTGGCAATAAGTCCCAGGACAGGGTGGGatgctcctgctggcacagggcttTGTGATGAAAAGACACACCATTCCCCCTGCAGAGACCATCCCTACGTGACTGCACGAGTGCAGGGGCATCCattcagggctttttttggCTCGCTAATCCCCAGCTCACTGTCAGCATGCCTCACGCCTCGAAGGCTCTGGCTGGCTCACAGACGCACACCGTGAGCTGATGGTTAGCGAGTGGTTGGATGATAAAACAGCAGATTAAACTCAACATGCATAAATGCAAATTGGAGAGAAAGGGGGGAATAATCCTGGCTTGGTAGATGTGTCAGCTCATGGCACCAGAGTGCTCAAAAACCTAGCAAACGTGATGCTCAGAATTTCCAGGAAAAGCTGTGAgaacaagggaaaaagcaaTGAATGGTCATAAGCATACTGGGGACCTGAAGGAGCCTTTTCCCTCCCAGTTTGGGTTCAGTCAACATCACAGGGCAGGGGCAAGAGCAAAGCTACAAGGAAGGGTCACTTGCCCTGTGGGTTAATTTCACATCGTGCTTGGGAAGCTTAATCTCTAGATGGGCCAAGAGAACCCTGATAGAGCTGAAGAAATTGAAATGAGCGTGGAACAAACCCTACCAGCTGACCAGCTGGAAGGCAGCTTGGCGGAAAAGGGCCTGGGGATCCTGGTGGACATCAATTTGACCATGAGCCAGCAGAGTGCCCTTGGGACAAAGGCGCTGAATGGTCTTCTGGTCTGCATTAGGCAAGGTGTTGCCAGCAGGTCTAAGGAAGGCGATTcttcctccctgctcagcaggtAAGGCCACACCTCTGGAGTGCTGGCTCCAGCTCAATACAGGAGAAGCATGGACGTACAGGAGAGAGTCGAGGGAAGGGACACAAAGATGGGACTGGAGCATCTTTTatatgaggagaggctgagagagcagagactgttcagcctggagaagagaaggttttggGGGATCTTATCAAAGTATAtgagtatctgaagggagggtgcaaCAAGGACAGTGTCGAGCTGACAAGAGGTGACAGGTgcaaacagaaacaggaaatactgtttaaacagaagaaacaacATGATTTTTTCTTGCAGGAGTAGTTAAATGCTTCAccaggctgcctggggaggctgtggcaTCTCCATCCTGCAGCTATTCAAAGCCTGCAACTCCCCAAGAACCCTCCTGCAATAGACTGACCCAACCAGGGTTGAGTCCATGGATGCTGCAGTTGGAGAAACCCTGGGCACAAGCCTGGGTGGGCAGTGGGCTGTGCCTAGgcggggcagggagaggcaggtCCCCTGAGGCCATGGGTGTGGGCTGTCAACTCAGGCAGCTGCCACCCTGTCAACTCCCACCTTCCCTGGGGTGCACTGCTCACCAGCTCCTCCCCACTGGACGCTGACTACTCTTGCCTGTCCCTGGGGCCAGTGCTCAAACAGGCTTGTTTCAACAGGAAGTTCAATGCGATTtgacctgtttttaaaattattttttcttttcctcgGGTCTATTTATGAAGCTTGAGCAATCCTCTGTCTATGACTTCTCTCCACATAAATCCATCAATGCTCTTTCTCATGAACGTGCCCTGCGTGCTGACTGCTCGGGGCATGTAGACAATCATGATTAACAACAACGGCTTGAGCAGCAATTAATTTGCTGTTTTGCTAAAGTGAGAAGCGTGCACGAGTCCCCAGCAGCAGTAACACTTGGATATAACCTGCCCTTGCACCACGAGTAGTGCCACTGGCCAGGGCTACCAGTAGGGCTCTCATGGGCTGCACCCCTTCCCTGGTTCATGCCCAGGTGATGCAGTGCAGGGAAGGTGGACATGGAGAGTGACACTGTGGAGGAGCTGTTGTCTCACTGAACATCATCTTGGGGGTTTTGAGCCTCAGTCTGGTCCTGTGGTTATGGGGCTTGAGGAAGGTCAAGCCACATCTCCCTAGGTCACCTGGTGGTCTGCGTCACCAAGATGGAGCTGGAGAGCAGATGTAGCTTTAGACCTGCACCGCTCATTTGCAAAAAGCCCTGATGAAGGGTACCACTGCGGCCTCCATCCACTCTCTGGCCATGGATGCAGGGTACATGAGCCCAGGTGTGCAGGTGGCTTGCCACCCAGCTTGCCTGAGCGTTAACTGGGCGGCTATGCAGCCACCTCCATGGCAAGCCTAGTTCTGCTTAAGGCTGCAACAAAGATGCCTCAAAGCAGCCTAGTGCAAGACCTGAGACCAAGCACAGAGGCAGATCCAGAAGCAATAATGATAGAGGCCAAGAGAGCTTCACAGAAGCCATGCATGAAGCACTCAGTGCTCCTGGTCCATCCCCAAGGGATGTGCCTGTGTGGGAACAGGACACtgacctgggcacagcagcccagcccaggacGTGACTCACTTTTGGGAGGCCCAAGCCCCATACCTGGCAAGCCCAGCAGGAGACAGTATACCAGTCCTGGAAAAGGGGCAGGGAGCAATGGAGGGGAGaccagagcacagcctgcagaagagaggagagatgACAGACTGATGGGGTGAAGTGACATTGCCATGAGCTGGAGTGAGCCCTTGTTGGGGACACAGAAGGTGGCAGCCACTGGATGGGTGGAGTGATGAGGTTTGTACCGAAGCTGCAGCATTGCAGGAGGCAAAGAGTatgctgcagccacaggtgAGCGCCCCAGCTGGTCACACCACCTCTGCGCCCAGTGAGAGCCTCATCTTCACCTCTCAAGGGAAACATGTCCCACAGCTTACAGTGTGTCTGCTCAGGACAGGGGTTCTCCATCCATGCAACcgagcagcacaggcactgtGAGACACCTGCCTGGTGGGGCTAGTAcactcagggatgctcaggaaaGCTTGGGGTTATCAAGGTGTCTTTGCAAAATGAGAGATGCAGCAGAGGGTATTGGAGCTTGAGCCAAGTGGAAATGAGCATCTCCAAACATTACATTCGGTCTAGGAACAGACTTCCAGGTCTCCTTCCCAACTGGAGCTGGATCCTCTTTCATCTCCCAGAGAGCCAGGGCAGCATGTCGcctgaaaacactttttctggGTCTTAACCACTACCTGCTACCATGGACATCAACTCTTGGCATGGCCCTGGGCTTGAGCACTGCTGGAGAAAGACCCAGCATGGCTGGATGCATAGTGGGGCCAAATTTGGGGACCCCAAACAACATGGGGAAACCCAGCGAGTGAAAAGCCAAAAGTGAGCGCTCACCTCTActgtggctgccagggcacCTGCTCCTGACAGCGGTTTTGTCCCTCTCCAGAAGTCCCCCTACTCTCTAGGAGGCTGCTCCTTGTCCAGTTCTTCCCATTACGTTGTTCACACTAGCTCTAAAATTGCGATTCCCACCCAGAATGTTTTCTGGGGCATGTGCTTGCTCTCAGTGTAATGGGCACAGACAGATCCTGGAGGCCCCCAAGGACCCAATGTCCTCGGAGATCCGGggactgaagaaaaacaaaggcaggTGTTCCTGACTCAACGCGGGGTTTGGCCAGGCTAAGCGAGTGCCGGGGACAGATGCCAAGCATGAGCCGAGCAGGAAGGAGAGGCGATTGCAGGAGCTGTCATGAGGCCCTGCAGCATGAAGGCGGATGAGGACGGGAGGACAAACCAGGTAGCTGCAGTCCCTTGATGAACTTCCCTGGGTGAACCAGCAGCCAAACGCATGAGGAGAAAAAGATATGTTGGAGATGGCCAAGGTGTGAGGGTCTCAGGACAAGGTGGCACAGACTCAGGTGTCTCCACCAGGGAGGAGCTAATGGATGTTTTGTACCTGGTCACTCTTCTTGGGTTTGGACGAGGACCAGAACCATGACAAACGACATCTGGAGATGCAGAAGTGGTTGACCTTATCCCCTAAGCAAGAAACCTGCAAGCAGCAGTGGTGGGAGCTGTCCAGGGCAGCATGAAGTGCtccccaggagcagaaaaaCCCCAGTGGGAGGGAGAGACAGGAATGGAAATCAAGATGACAGTGCAACAGGAAGCTGGCCCAAGGCCATGATGCGGTGCCCAAAGAGCAAATGAGAAGCTCCTACCTGAGGCGCCGGGAGAGAAGCAAGGTGGCACTCCCCGTGCCTTTGAGCCATGTGTGGGTACATTGGCAAGGCAGGTAGAAATAGTCCTGTTGTCTCAGAGGCACCAAGATGAAGCATATTCCCACAGCTGCTAAGGCACAGTGGAATGAAGGAGACAGCATCCCTTTTTGGATGCTGATGCCAAAGCCTTTGGCACTGTCTCCACCAGCCCAGCACCCAGGAAGTCATGTCAGCCTGGTGTCTTGCCTGGTTCCTGGGGCTCTGCACCTGATGTACCACTCCTGGTGACTGCCAGTCACCATCCATGTGGAACCAGAGCTGCTCACAACTTGCACAGaaggacacaggacacagaaGAGGCAAGACTTCTCCTGACTTCTGCAGTGATGTAAGTGCCCTTCTGACTTTGTCCCTTAAAGGTGGCCGAGAAAAACTTGCCTTCACCCGATCTGTGTGCTAGTGCCTAAAAGATCTGTGCCTTTAGGGAGAACAGGCACTTATCTCTCCAAACTCAGTGGGAAAATTCAGGCTTGCATGAGTTTAGAGGTGAGGGGGAACAAGGGGAAACACACGGCTCCAGCAGTGCACAGTTGAGGCTACCCACAGAAAACACCCCTGGTGAGTGGCTGCAGTCCCACCAGCATCTGGt from Sylvia atricapilla isolate bSylAtr1 chromosome 5, bSylAtr1.pri, whole genome shotgun sequence includes:
- the SHISA8 gene encoding protein shisa-8, with product MTPRSRGRMEPSYVVGICCLVLLKPGRVWSGEPSTGGPGESGNSSQAPPPETTVPAPTGEAPSGGDRCRGYYDVMGQWDPPFNCNAGIYQYCCGTCGYRFCCQFKPGRLDQSGCSNYDTPNWVNTGQPPARVDETPEDPTRDKTNMIVYIICGVVAIMVLVGIFTKLGLEKAQGPQTEMTVSRTLTDLLKQPGHSPSENMDSLMGGVQVPLGEGLSRAPPRNSTDKPPLNNAVAIAPSLGRPHSHCKRLPLASSLALSAPDYTSYTSLKVGESATEDFYRRFGGLEPAPAGTVTFPAEPPLLAEGCPLPKGSKAPGAPAFTGGWEGAPHRGPRRPAVAALRPEGPAEAFSASTALYGQHGRHLATNSKTEVTV